The Pseudolabrys sp. FHR47 genome contains a region encoding:
- a CDS encoding HAMP domain-containing sensor histidine kinase, which produces MKPGSLRLRLIAGGIVAILIALSIAGLGLTVLFQRHVTRTLTDDLDVHLRQLIAGIDVGPQGELVVTRPPADPRFADPLSGLYWQVEGASGQLLRSRSLWDMTLKLPPDALSPGDTHIHELWGPAHTRLLVAERSIVLSGGGRNPSARIAVAVDLGRVAAATVAFGKDLAIALGLLALVLAIATSIQVGLGLRPLDSLRRGIADIRAGRRSDLPAAVPAEVQPLVEEVNALLEAQAGEIERSRGRAADLAHGLKTPLAALASDVARLRESGQDAVASDIEAVGEAMSRHVDRELALARVRGRVRLRPDVFTALAPLARALVATLSRTPAAQHLSFEIDIADTAMAPFDRTDLAEVLGNLLENAVRHARTRVRISGGGDNAAIHVEDDGAGIAESELPLVLERGVRLDERGGAGLGLSIVQDVLAAYNWRLTLTRSALGGVKATIAPEGVKL; this is translated from the coding sequence GTGAAGCCCGGCTCGCTGCGGCTGCGCCTCATCGCCGGCGGCATCGTCGCGATCCTGATCGCGCTCAGCATCGCCGGCCTCGGCCTCACCGTGCTGTTCCAGCGCCACGTCACGCGCACGCTCACCGACGATCTCGACGTTCACCTCCGCCAGTTGATCGCGGGCATCGATGTCGGCCCGCAGGGCGAGTTGGTCGTCACGCGGCCGCCCGCCGATCCGCGCTTTGCCGATCCCCTGTCGGGCCTGTACTGGCAGGTCGAGGGCGCGAGCGGCCAGTTGCTGCGCTCGCGCTCGCTGTGGGACATGACGCTGAAGCTGCCACCCGACGCGCTTTCGCCCGGCGACACGCATATCCACGAACTGTGGGGCCCCGCGCACACGCGGCTGCTGGTCGCCGAGCGCAGCATCGTGCTGTCCGGCGGCGGGCGGAATCCGTCGGCGCGCATCGCGGTCGCGGTCGATCTCGGCCGCGTCGCCGCCGCGACCGTCGCCTTCGGCAAGGACCTTGCCATCGCGCTCGGCCTGCTCGCTTTGGTGCTGGCGATCGCGACCTCCATTCAGGTCGGGCTTGGCCTGCGGCCGCTGGACAGCCTGCGCCGCGGCATCGCCGACATCAGGGCCGGGCGGCGCAGCGACCTGCCCGCCGCCGTGCCGGCGGAGGTCCAGCCGCTGGTCGAGGAAGTCAACGCGCTGCTGGAGGCGCAGGCCGGCGAGATCGAGCGGTCGCGCGGCCGCGCCGCCGATCTGGCGCATGGCCTGAAGACGCCGCTGGCGGCGCTGGCCTCCGACGTCGCGCGCCTGCGCGAGAGCGGCCAGGATGCGGTGGCGAGCGATATCGAGGCCGTCGGCGAGGCCATGAGCCGCCATGTCGATCGCGAACTTGCGCTCGCGCGCGTGCGCGGGCGCGTTCGCTTGCGCCCGGATGTCTTCACCGCGCTGGCGCCGCTGGCGCGCGCGCTGGTCGCGACCTTGTCGCGCACGCCGGCCGCGCAGCATTTGTCATTCGAGATCGACATTGCCGACACCGCGATGGCGCCGTTCGATCGCACCGATCTGGCCGAAGTGCTCGGCAATCTTCTCGAGAACGCGGTGCGTCATGCTCGCACGCGCGTTCGCATCTCCGGCGGCGGCGACAATGCGGCCATCCATGTCGAGGACGATGGCGCGGGCATTGCCGAGAGCGAATTGCCGCTCGTGCTGGAGCGCGGCGTGCGCCTCGACGAACGCGGCGGCGCCGGCCTCGGGCTTTCCATCGTCCAGGACGTGCTCGCCGCCTATAACTGGCGCCTGACGCTGACGCGCTCCGCGCTCGGCGGCGTCAAGGCGACGATTGCTCCGGAGGGGGTGAAACTCTGA